In a genomic window of Glycine max cultivar Williams 82 chromosome 13, Glycine_max_v4.0, whole genome shotgun sequence:
- the LOC100792535 gene encoding rho GDP-dissociation inhibitor 1 produces the protein MEGANWKITEEEAGPSSSSGIASNKQQNPPETFHHQHHRKEAAAEEEETEEEEEDDVDHHNNSTFVPGPLLSLKDQIEKDKEDESLRRWKEKLLGCMESDLDGQIHPEVKFHSIGIISEDFGEVITPLSVDESQNGHILFTLKEGSHYQLKLKFSVLHNIVSGLAYCNNVWKGGLQVDQSKGMLGTFAPQKEPYVHTLKEDITPSGVLARGVYSAKIKFEDDDGRCHMELKYSLEIKKR, from the exons ATGGAGGGTGCTAACTGGAAGATAACAGAGGAAGAAGCAGGGCCATCCTCTTCTTCTGGGATTGCTTCAAATAAACAACAAAACCCACCTGAAACttttcatcatcaacatcatagGAAGGAGGCTgcagcagaagaagaagaaaccgaggaagaggaagaagacgaTGTTGATCATCATAACAATAGCACCTTTGTTCCTGGTCCTCTCCTTTCTCTCAAGGATCAGATCGAAAAAGACAAG GAGGATGAGAGCCTAAGGAGATGGAAAGAGAAGCTGTTGGGTTGCATGGAAAGTGATTTAGATG GTCAGATACATCCTGAAGTGAAATTCCACTCCATTGGAATAATCTCTGAGGATTTTGGTGAAGTCATTACTCCTTTATCTGTGGATGAAAGCCAAAATGGTCATATTCTGTTTACTCTCAAGGAGGGCTCTCATTATCAGCTTAAGCTAAAATTCAGTGTTCTGCACAACATTGTGTCTGGTTTGGCATACTGCAACAATGTGTGGAAAGGAGGGCTTCAAG TTGACCAGAGCAAAGGAATGTTGGGTACCTTTGCTCCCCAAAAAGAACCATATGTACATACCTTAAAAGAAGACATCACTCCGTCTGGTGTGCTTGCAAGGGGTGTATACTCTGCTAAGATTAAg TTTGAAGATGATGACGGAAGGTGTCACATGGAACTCAAATATTCATTAGAGATAAAGAAGAGGTAG
- the LOC100792009 gene encoding protein NPGR2, with protein sequence MKCLRSVESLGGADEVFPSSSGSLASAIKDFSASENSCLAEQLDKKPDTGNIEEAESSLRESGVLNYEEARALLGRYEYQKGNIVAALHVFEGIDIGVVTPKIKIALSRSRERRKRHSQNHAEPQMSIHSVGLLLEAVFLKAKSLQVLERFKEAAQSCKVILDIVESSLPEGMPDNFGAECKLQETLNKAVELLPELWKLADCPREAILSYRRALLHHWNLDAETIAKIQKEFAVFLLYSGGEATPPNLRSQMDGSFVPRNNIEEAILLLMILLRKVSLNRIEWDPSILDHLSFALSVSGDLTALANQLEELLPGTIHRSERYYALALCYYGTSKDLVALDLLRKLLRSREDQHHVPGLLMASKICCENSTLAEEGVSFAWQVLQNLDGRCNQLENHANFFLGVSLSAHSKLAVSDSDRFKRQSEALQALETAGRTGNPFVLYHLSLEYAEQRKLDAALYYAKCFLKLEGGSNVKGWLLLARILSALKQFLDAESIINTALDQTGKWDQGDLLRTKAKLQIAQGQLRNAIETYTQLLAVLQIQSKGFGSGKKLYKENRDRARNLEVEIWHDIAYVYISLLQWHDAEVCLSKSKAIKPLSASRCHAIGIMYEAKGHYKEALKAFGDALDVDPGHVPSLISTAVVLKRCSNKSNPAVKSFLVDALRHDRFNASAWYNLGLLHKAEGTASSLVEAAECFQAAHFLEESAPVEPFR encoded by the exons ATGAAGTGCCTACGCTCTGTGGAGTCGTTGGGAGGAGCCGATGAAGTGTTTCCTTCATCATCTGGATCTCTTGCAAGTGCAATCAAGGACTTTTCAGCTAGTGAAAATTCTTGCCTGGCTGAACAGTTAGATAAGAAGCCAGACACCGGCAACATAGAAGAAGCTGAATCATCCTTACGCGAGAGTGGCGTCTTGAACTATGAG GAAGCTAGAGCTCTGCTAGGAAGATATGAATATCAGAAAGGAAATATAGTAGCTGCTTTACATGTCTTTGAGGGAATAGATATAGGTGTTGTGACTCCTAAGATCAAAATTGCCCTTTCCAGAAGCAGAGAACGCCGCAAGAGACATTCTCAAAACCATGCTGAACCGCAAATGTCTATACATTCTGTTGGCTTACTATTGGAAGCTGTCTTCCTGAAAGCAAAATCTTTGCAGGTTCTTGAAAGGTTTAAAG AGGCTGCCCAATCTTGCAAAGTTATTCTGGATATAGTGGAGTCTTCATTGCCTGAAGGCATGCCTGATAACTTTGGTGCTGAATGTAAATTGCAGGAGACCCTCAATAAGGCAGTTGAGCTGCTTCCAGAATTATGGAAACTTGCTGATTGTCCACGTGAAGCTATTTTGTCTTATCGACGAGcactccttcatcattggaatcTCGATGCGGAGACTATAGCAAAGATTCAGAAAGAATTTGCTGTTTTTCTTCTATATAGTGGAGGAGAAGCAACACCCCCTAATCTCCGTTCTCAAATGGATGGCTCATTTGTACCTAGAAACAACATAGAAGAGGCTATACttcttttaatgattttattaagaaagGTCTCTCTAAATAGAATTGAGTGGGATCCTTCAATTTTAGACCACCTTTCATTTGCTCTGTCTGTTTCAGGAGATTTGACAGCTTTAGCCAATCAATTGGAAGAATTGCTTCCTGGGACCATCCATCGAAGTGAAAGGTACTATGCTCTAGCTCTTTGTTATTATGGAACAAGTAAGGACTTGGTAGCACTGGATCTTCTCAGAAAGTTGTTGAGGAGTAGAGAGGATCAACACCATGTTCCTGGTTTGTTAATGGCTTCTAAGATTTGTTGTGAGAACTCTACTCTTGCAGAAGAAGGAGTAAGCTTTGCGTGGCAAGTGCTTCAGAACCTGGATGGTAGATGTAATCAGCTAGAAAATCATGCCAATTTCTTTCTTGGTGTTTCACTTTCAGCACACTCGAAATTGGCCGTTTCTGATTCTGATAGGTTTAAGAGACAATCTGAGGCACTTCAAGCCCTAGAAACTGCTGGAAGAACGGGAAACCCCTTTGTACTATACCATCTCAGTTTAGAATATGCAGAACAAAGGAAGCTGGATGCTGCACTTTATTATGCAAAATGCTTTCTAAAACTGGAAGGTGGTTCTAATGTTAAAGGATGGTTATTGTTAGCCCGGATATTGTCTGCTCTAAAACAGTTTTTGGATGCTGAATCTATTATCAATACTGCTTTGGATCAAACTGGAAAATGGGATCAAGGTGATTTGTTGCGAACAAAAGCTAAACTTCAAATTGCACAGGGCCAGTTAAGGAATGCAATTGAGACATATACGCAGTTGCTTGCTGTTCTTCAAATCCAGAGTAAAGGTTTTGGTTCTGGGAAGAAGCTATACAAG GAAAACAGAGATCGTGCTAGGAACTTGGAAGTGGAAATATGGCATGATATTGCTTATGTTTATATCAGTCTTTTACAGTGGCATGATGCAGAGGTGTGCCTTTCAAAATCCAAAGCCATCAAACCACTCTCTGCTTCTAGATGTCATGCAATAG GCATAATGTACGAAGCAAAGGGCCATTACAAAGAGGCTCTAAAAGCTTTTGGTGATGCCTTGGACGTTGATCCTGGCCATGTCCCTAGCTTAATCTCCACTGCTGTAGTTCTTAAACGATGTAGTAATAAATCAAATCCAGCAGTTAAAAGCTTTCTGGTGGATGCGCTACGGCATGACAGATTCAATGCTTCTGCTTGGTATAATCTTGGCCTTCTTCACAAGGCTGAGGGTACAGCATCATCATTAGTTGAAGCTGCAGAATGTTTTCAAGCAGCACACTTTCTTGAAGAATCTGCACCTGTTGAACCTTTCAGATGA